CGGTTTTATGTTGCATAAAGATGTGAGATTCATCGCTTAAGACTAGATAAGGCCGGCTGTGTTTACGTTGGCTGTATGAGGTTAATTATGATATATGGTCATAGTGTTAACCCACCTTTTCACGACAAACAGACGTATTCGAAGCTCGTGATCTCGGGCGTGCAGACGTTTTTGGAAGCCGTTGTCACTATATCCAATAGGACGCGTACGCTCGTTGATGCGTTTGGCACTTTAAGTTTGTTATTTAATGATACTTTTTTCAAGTAATTAAGTCTAATGCTGACAGCGGCAAGTTACCGCATTTGTGTTGTTACATGGCCCCATTTAGTTGTTGGTTAGTTACCTGAATTACAAGCTCTCCCAACTTTTTGCCTGAAATTCACAGTTCAAGCGGTCACAGGGTTGTTCTGGACTCTGGTGTTAGAAGATTTCTCAGACTCATTGTGAAGCTCATTTTCCGTGGAACTCAGCTCGTGAGAGGCCCCTGCATCTCCGGTAGAAGACGCGGACTCGGAATGGCCATGTTCGAGCTCTCCCAGAGCGACAACCTcgctcagctttttgtccCGTAAGAGGAAAGCCGCAATGAGAAGAGTTACGCAGAAGCACAGCGGCACAATGCACAAAATCCTCTGCACTTTCTGGTAGGCATGCACGACGGCAACTCTCTGAGGAGTGCCCCATTTATACTTGATAATAAATTTGAAAGGAGACGAATAAGCGAGCGTAGCAACCTGCTTCTCGGTGATTCTCTTGTTCAGCTCCTTTGGTAGCACGTTGGTCCAGATCGCGCCTGAAATTGCAGATGCGAAAGCGGAGCCAATGTTGTAGCACGCCAGATACAGCGAAGTGACAACCGCCAAGTCCTGGTGCGCGGCAGTAGATGCCTGCATGGAAACCTGGGCGGAGTAGTTGAAGAAACCGCCTCCGAAACCCAGCAGACACAAGGCGCCGATGATGCCGGAGTGGGAACTCTCGTCGCCGCGGAAGTGCACCAGGAGGCCGAAGGCCACAAACCAGACACACACACCGAACAGAATAAACTTCTTGGTTCTCTTGACATACACGATGACAAACCCGAGCAGCGTGCCGGTGATGATGGACACGAAGTTGAAGAGCGTGGTGATGCGCTGCGCGGCCTTCACGGATTCGTGCACGGCGATGACAAGCACCGTGTACATGTAATCAGCCTGCATGTACACGCAGAAGTGGATATGGAAGGCGATGACCAGCGCCGCGATCACACCGCGGTCCTTGAGTACGCTGCGTGGCGTCAGCGGAAACCTAGCAAACTTGGCCTCCCACAGCACGAACAGCGGCAGCGCCACGCACCAGCCGATGACCTCGGGCACAATGATCTGCGCGGTCCGCCACTTGTCGGACAGGCCGCCGGCCAGCGTGAAGGGCACCAACACGCAGCCGAGAGCGCCGACCACAAGAATCAGCCCCACGGAGTCCAGACGCCAGAAGAAAACCTCGATAAGGTACTCGGACCATGACGCCATGCTGTagagctggcgctgctTGCCCAGCTGCTCGGGCGCGTGCTTGTGCGCGAGGTACCTCATATGAACCAAGCAGCAGAAAAGTGGAATACACGACAGCGGGATGATGAACGCCCACATGCCGATGCCCCACTCCCAGTCGCTGCCGATGGCGCTGATCACGTCGCCCGAGACCCACGTGTTGATGATCGTGGGCAGCGCGGGCACGTACAGCGCGACCATTCTCCAGTTCAGGTTCGAGAAGTCCACCGCGATCACCTGCAGGATCAGCGCCAGCCCGGCCTTGCCCAGCTGATACAGACACGCGCCCGTCGCGAACTTGGACACCGTGTCCGACTGACACTCGACGATCGTGCCCACCACCACCAGCACGATCGAGATCGCCAGCATCTCCATTCTGCCGAACATGTCCGACGCCCGCGCGTACGCGACCATGCCTCCCGCGGCCATTACCGTCTTGATACAGTTCACGGTCGACAGCAGCGAGTGGTTGCCGTACGAGTCCGTGGCGTACGCCTCGAGCTTGCTGCGCACCAGCCCGTCCAGACGGTACGCGTACGCGATCAGGAACAGCGAGAAGAACAGCGCCACGCGATACGCCACGTGGTCGTACTGCGCCGCGTATACCTCGATGTTCTTGACCCCGACGTCCTTCTGGCGCCGTAGCGCCTCATCTGCACGCCTGCTGCGCTCCATAGCATCgcctgcttctttttcttcagggCCCTTGTTGAACCCtagcattttcaagctcatcgcgtaCTTCTATGTACTGTTGCACGAGCGCTATGAAAAACACAACGGTTTAGAGTAGTGTTATTGTTTGAGTGGAAACGctaataaaaaaaaaggcctGCTCATCTCCGGTTCCACCCCGCCTGCCAGCTGCCCTGTTAAATATATCCTATGGTCGCCTCCCAGGCGCCGAGAAATGTGGGTGCACAACTGTGCTTGTTGCGTGTCTGCGGtgggttttttttttaactTCTTGGGCATCTTCTCATGCCCGTTGATGCCCCTTCCAACCTTCCACGCCGAATGCTGTTCTCGGTTCTTGTTTTACCTGTAGCTGGCTCGATCTCCCTCAGGTGCTTGACACACTGCCAGGGACCCTGGCGGACGACGTGCCGTGCGATAGTTTCTAGTGCCCCGTACTACCGTGCACCAGGAAAGCCTACACGCTGGCCTAGGCGTTGCTTCCACCTGCAATTTTCCGATCCTTGGGGTGTAATCGAGCAGGTAGCACGAGCGCGGCATGCGAGACCTACGCGTTAAGCCAAGCCCTGGCGAATAGAACAAAGCACGGCAGTGTGGGCATAAGGTTATACGAGGATGTCCGTAAATACGGCGGGATCTGGCGCACCTAGAGCGCGTCGCAGACGTGATTGGCTTGAACAGCGCCGAGAATTCTCGATGCGGTGTGGCGCAGACGCGCGCGCAGCGAGTGCGGCTGGGCTGGAGCGGGCCTGAGCGGACACCAGCGGGCGAAAGCGGGCGAAAGCGGACGAAGGCGGGCGATAGCGGGCGACGGCGGGCCTACGCGGACGATGGCGGGTCTGCGCGGGTCTGCGACAGCATGATTTTTACTCGTATATGACAGTACAAACGTTCTATGCAGGACCGCGTGCCTGGTCGCGGAGCGGGCGAACGCGGAGCTCGTCGTCCGCTCGCGCAAAGGGATCAAGATACACGGCCTCCTCGTGGGCGGCTGAGAACGGCGCCTGGTCCTTAAAGCGACACGTGGTGTGGTGAACCAGCGCATCGGCCAGGCGGCGCTGGGCGCGCGCTTCGCGCGCCCGCACGCGCGCCGCGTAGTGTGTGTACTCGGACTCGGACAGCGCGGCGAGCACGTAGTTGGCATTAACAAGCACGGCCATGGCACCCTTCTGGCCAAAGCCGAAGGAAGTCAGGCACGCGGCCTTGACGTCAGCGACAAGGATGTTCTCCGAGGGGTACAACAGGTGCTCGAAGCGGCGGAAGCCCTGGTCGATGTTGTCTGCGTTACGGTTGCCCGGGACGACGCGATCCTGCATGAGCTGGAGTAGGCCGTTCGCCATCCAAGCGCCGGCCGCGCCCTTGGGGTGGCCAGTCAGGTGCTTCTGGAACACTGCCAGCAGCGGGTTGCCCGGGGTTCTGCCCAGGTGCTGCATGATGGTGTCGAGGATCTGGGACTCGTTGAGCTCGTTGGCCTTGGTTGAGGTGCCGTGGCACGAGGCGACGGTGAGGTCGTCGACAGTGAGGCCGAAGGTGGCCAGCGCGCCCTGCAGCGGCGACACGCGCGGGTTGTCGTGCCAGAAGTAGTTACCCCAGTGCTTTTTCGCGTCCGCGGCCTGGCGGTGCGCCAGCTGTTGCACAAGACGCGCCTCCGCGGGCCCGACGTCGGGCGCGCCGGCGGCTAGCTCGTTCTGCGCCCAGTCGTCGATCTCGCGCAGCCGCGCTTGCAGCTGCCGTTTGCGGTAGCGCGCGTCAAGCTtggcgctgcgcgcgctgcgcgcgcgcggctgCTGGCGCGCACACGTTAGAATGCCCTTCCCGGGAGCCGGGAGCGAGCGACCGATCTTGTCCGAGGCCGTCGACGTCATGGCCACAATTCCGTAGATAGGAACACCCATCTCTATGGCGACCTCCGCGGACATCAGGACCTGGATCCCCGCGCCGTGCGCTTCCAGAAACCCGGCACGTGTCGAGGTCGCGGGCCGGCACATCTCTCGGGGGTCCCTGCCGCTCTGCAGCTCCTTGTCGCTGTTGACGGTGGCGCCCATGTTGCCGAACTCGTGGCTCACGTGCCCCTCCAGGTCGTCGTAGCCGCCCGCGATGCACACCTTGGCCTGGCCCGAGCGGATGGTCTCGACTGCGTTGTCCAGCGACTCCAGTGCGGTCGCGCACGCGCCCACGGGCGTCTTGATCGGCCCACTCGACGATAGCAGCAGCATGTTGACCCACGCGGCGCTGGCGTTGACAAACGTCTCCTGGATGATATCGTTCTGTACGTCGGTGTCCTTCAGCCGCTCCTGGCGCATCGCGCGCAACGAGTTCATGCCGCCGATTCCGGACCCTGAACAGTTCCCGACCTCGGACACGTGCACGTACTGGTACATTTCGTACGGGTCAGTGATACCTGAGGAGATGAGCGCCTCGGCGGTAGCGATCAGCGCATACAACGTGACCTGGTCGACCTGGGACGTGATGTCCTCGCCAATGCCGTAGCGCGCGGGGTCCCAGCCCGTGGGGACCTGGCCCGCCACAAACCTGTCGAGCCGCAGAGCCTTGGGTATCATTAGGGAACAGCCTTTTAGGAACTTGACATGGCACTCAGAGTTGCCCGTCTCCGCGATTGGGTACACCTCGACCAGCTCGCCGTGCTGCAGCTTGTACTGCTGCGCAGAGGCCGCGTCCATCTGGATGGGGCTCAGGTCGTGCGTAATAATAACCTCGTGTAGCAGCTGCTTCCTCTTCGGGTCGTAGCCTTGGAAGAGCTCGGGCTCGATGATCCGGATGCCGGTGTGCTCCAAGATCTGGGCCTCGTAGCGCTGCTTGATGTCCACTTCCTCGACGGGCAGCCCGGACTTGCAGTCGACCCAGCCTGAGCGCTCGGCTGAGCTCTGGTACTCGATCAGCCCCATAACGCAGGCCAATTCGATGCAGCCCTCGAGAGAGAACTCGCCCGACTTCTCCATCTCCCAGCGGGTCCGCGCGCTGCCCCATGGGCCGATCTCGGCGAATCCCGTGACGACAACCACTTGCGAGAGGTCCAGCAGCCCTGAGAGCTGCTCTCCGTTGAACTTGGCCCTCACCTCGTGGTAAGGCAGCATTTGTGGGAAGTCGGAGCGCACATTGCCCTTGGGCTCAACAAACTGAACCTCGGGCTCCTTCACGCCCCGGAGCTCCCTGGTTATCCGGGCCTGCTCCTCGATTTCCTCCCTGATTTCGACGGATGTGGCCATTTCCTTCTGTAGCTTTGACACAACTGAGCTGATGTTAGGAAGCGTCTGCAACCCGCCATTCAGGTCTGCAATCAGTGGACTCTCTTGCGAGCACTCGACAACGTTGTACGAGAGAAGCCCCAGCATGTTCAGAGCCATTTCGTTGTTCGCAAACGTCCTCACGCCCATTTTCTCCAGTCCGCGCGCTACGAGGTCTCCCCCGTCATCGTTGGTCCACCCGTAGACACACCCACAGATACTGAGCTCTGTAGACCAGTCCTCATCGTACCATTTCTGGAGaacaagcgccaaaaaTGTATCCTTGAAGTTAGACTCTTCGTATATGTTAGCGTGGTTGGGCGACAGTGGGAGAAGGACGTGCGTAGGTCTAGTTTCCATTGCGTGGACACGCTTTTCTTTCACAAAGCATCCTAGTAATCTCAAAAGGTTGACACTCGAGGACCTGTGCGTGAGTTCCGCTTCGGAACTGTAATCCAGGATGGATCCCGGAGTAGCCTTGACATTCATTGGCAGCAAGAAGTCAATGTCGCCAATATTCGAAAAGAGGTACTCTGAAAACCGGAAAACGTCAATTTTAGAGCTTATGTTGAGCGGAAGGACGATTAGCTTCGATCCGCTGGCACCATATTTCTGgtagcttttttgaaaagcgcTAGTCGTTTCGTGGTCGTAGCGCTGTGTAGCTACGACAACCACGGTGCCTGCCTGGAGCAGGGCGTTTATAACCTCCAGAGAGAGATTGTCTTTGGCGTCTGAAACTAGGATGAGAGCTCTCTTGTCAGAAAAGGATACACCAGCTTTACCTATTCTCAAGAGATTATTCAGGTACATCTGCGTCAAAGCTTTATCATAAATCCATTCGCCTGAAACATGCGACCTTCTTTTTAGATGCAGAAAGGGAACAACACCAGTGGGGATTGACACATTTGGCTGATGCGTTTGCCGCACTGGTTGAGGGGGCacgtcatcttcatcatcggAGGAGGATATTTCGCAGTCGCTAACAATAATATCCTGCTCATCGTCTTTAGTCGTAATCAAGCTTTTATTCACCgaaaaaacagcttcatTGATAATTCCACGAAAAAATGAGGCGACATGGTCAGAGTTCCTTAGGAAAATAAGTAATTGCTCGTAGATGGTTTCAAACTGCGCGCGAATATTATGGGGAGAATTATTAGACGCAAGCGAGTACTGGATAATTTTTGAATAAACCTGGAAAAGTTCTTTTTCGATTTTGTAGTAGCTGCTCATGTCGCTGTCTAATTTTGTCGACACAATAGAAGTTTCAGCAGAGCTCTTTGTTGTCCCGACCGACATTTCTTTGATATACTGGGATGGGTCATATGATCTAACATGCTGCATAGTTGCATGCTCGCTGCCCAGGGGCTCATAGGATGTAAATTGAGTGGCAGAATAGACGGGTTGACTCGAAATGTCTCTCAAGCAAGCTTGGATAATACCCTCGAAACGTCTTTTAACAGACAATGAAAATGGTTCTGTTTCAAGCTTGTGCTGAATAATCTTAATGATGCTCAGGTCTGCTCTGTTAACCAAGTTGTGTATCTCATTTGGGCTGAGGATTTCGACTGCTTTTTGAGGATTTAGAAGCGCAGCgtgaagcagctgaagcACAGATTGTTTGCCCCAGTTCCATGCTGAATCATATACACGGATCTTGAGTGGCGAGAATGAGCGCGTCAATGACTTTTCAATGTAGTCCAGGCCAAATTCTTCCCCTATCGCTGACAACTTTCCTTCCATTGCCTCAAGTTTGGATTTTAGAATTTCTATTTCGCATTGAGCATCTGTTACCTTAAGATGTTGGCCCATGACATTGTGCTGCTCCTTCTGCAGTTGCATCAAATCACTGTTACACTCGTTGTAAACTTCAATGTCGACAGTTTTCGGTTTTTCATCGGTTTCAGCGCTACATCCTGCCCCTACGTCATTCGTTTTAGCCGATTCTAGGGAGTAgtctatttttttgaatttggcAAACTCAACACACGAGTTGTCGATAAATTGCTgggtttcttcttcgcttgAGAATCTAGTTTTCAAGTCTCGAGAAGcaatgaaaagaagaagaggggCACTGTTGTTGACGCCCCAGGAACGACTCAAGTACTCCTTAACAGCGCTAACGGTACCCAATTTGCCTGCAAACTTTCGGGGGATAAACTTCGTGACCTCGCCGAGCGTCACAGGTCCTAGCGTCTTGGGAGATTCCACTTCCTTGCATATAGATTCCAAGCTCATGTCTTCGAGCTGCGCATCTTGCAAGCCGGGTAGCTCCTTGTAAAGATCACCTTTGATTTCGTTCTGGAGGGTTGACTTACCTTTGCAAAGCTCCTTCAAGGTGTGGGAAAGTGGTAGAGTTTCGATGGAATAGCCCGCTATTTTGTTGGCAACCACAGATTGTACAACAAGTTCTGTAGTGAGCTCTGGTTgagttgagaaagagcGGCCTGAAGTGGCGCCAGATGAGTTGCAAGATGTTGAGATTTCTTGGGCGCGTGGTATCTCAGTTCCGTCGTTTATTTTTCCTTGTGCGTTCTCCTCTGGGGCGTCAGTCTTCTCAACAGATTGTGCAGGAGGGTCATAGCGGTAACAGATTTTGTCCATGTCACCGGCTACAGAAAAAACTTCTCTGCGAGTTGAAATGGTGGTAGCGTTTTCATAGTTCTCATTTTGCTTTAGGGTTCTTTTGGCCATGTTCGCAAGAATAGGCTGCGGGCCGATCTCTATGTAGCGTTCGGTTTGACGCTCGTTCAAGAGCACTTCCTGCGTCTCAACCCACCTAACAGGCCAGGCAAACTGGTAGGCCAGTAGCTCAGTGAGCAGCACGTGACAAAGTTCATCTTGGTTCTCGGGCGACATTACAGGCGACAACAATGGTTTCTGTATTGATCAAAACTTGGAGCCGAAATAAGCTACGGTACTCTTCGGACGCTTGCATCTATATATACGCTCAAAGGGGCGTAAGGTTTAGTAACATAATATTAAACGATTGCCAGGTtatctcaagaagctggattGAATTTTCCAACAGTTGGCTTGCAACCCCAACATGAACCGCC
The Lachancea thermotolerans CBS 6340 chromosome G complete sequence genome window above contains:
- a CDS encoding KLTH0G09526p (similar to uniprot|P19097 Saccharomyces cerevisiae YPL231W FAS2 Alpha subunit of fatty acid synthetase which catalyzes the synthesis of long-chain saturated fatty acids contains beta-ketoacyl reductase and beta-ketoacyl synthase activities), whose protein sequence is MSPENQDELCHVLLTELLAYQFAWPVRWVETQEVLLNERQTERYIEIGPQPILANMAKRTLKQNENYENATTISTRREVFSVAGDMDKICYRYDPPAQSVEKTDAPEENAQGKINDGTEIPRAQEISTSCNSSGATSGRSFSTQPELTTELVVQSVVANKIAGYSIETLPLSHTLKELCKGKSTLQNEIKGDLYKELPGLQDAQLEDMSLESICKEVESPKTLGPVTLGEVTKFIPRKFAGKLGTVSAVKEYLSRSWGVNNSAPLLLFIASRDLKTRFSSEEETQQFIDNSCVEFAKFKKIDYSLESAKTNDVGAGCSAETDEKPKTVDIEVYNECNSDLMQLQKEQHNVMGQHLKVTDAQCEIEILKSKLEAMEGKLSAIGEEFGLDYIEKSLTRSFSPLKIRVYDSAWNWGKQSVLQLLHAALLNPQKAVEILSPNEIHNLVNRADLSIIKIIQHKLETEPFSLSVKRRFEGIIQACLRDISSQPVYSATQFTSYEPLGSEHATMQHVRSYDPSQYIKEMSVGTTKSSAETSIVSTKLDSDMSSYYKIEKELFQVYSKIIQYSLASNNSPHNIRAQFETIYEQLLIFLRNSDHVASFFRGIINEAVFSVNKSLITTKDDEQDIIVSDCEISSSDDEDDVPPQPVRQTHQPNVSIPTGVVPFLHLKRRSHVSGEWIYDKALTQMYLNNLLRIGKAGVSFSDKRALILVSDAKDNLSLEVINALLQAGTVVVVATQRYDHETTSAFQKSYQKYGASGSKLIVLPLNISSKIDVFRFSEYLFSNIGDIDFLLPMNVKATPGSILDYSSEAELTHRSSSVNLLRLLGCFVKEKRVHAMETRPTHVLLPLSPNHANIYEESNFKDTFLALVLQKWYDEDWSTELSICGCVYGWTNDDGGDLVARGLEKMGVRTFANNEMALNMLGLLSYNVVECSQESPLIADLNGGLQTLPNISSVVSKLQKEMATSVEIREEIEEQARITRELRGVKEPEVQFVEPKGNVRSDFPQMLPYHEVRAKFNGEQLSGLLDLSQVVVVTGFAEIGPWGSARTRWEMEKSGEFSLEGCIELACVMGLIEYQSSAERSGWVDCKSGLPVEEVDIKQRYEAQILEHTGIRIIEPELFQGYDPKRKQLLHEVIITHDLSPIQMDAASAQQYKLQHGELVEVYPIAETGNSECHVKFLKGCSLMIPKALRLDRFVAGQVPTGWDPARYGIGEDITSQVDQVTLYALIATAEALISSGITDPYEMYQYVHVSEVGNCSGSGIGGMNSLRAMRQERLKDTDVQNDIIQETFVNASAAWVNMLLLSSSGPIKTPVGACATALESLDNAVETIRSGQAKVCIAGGYDDLEGHVSHEFGNMGATVNSDKELQSGRDPREMCRPATSTRAGFLEAHGAGIQVLMSAEVAIEMGVPIYGIVAMTSTASDKIGRSLPAPGKGILTCARQQPRARSARSAKLDARYRKRQLQARLREIDDWAQNELAAGAPDVGPAEARLVQQLAHRQAADAKKHWGNYFWHDNPRVSPLQGALATFGLTVDDLTVASCHGTSTKANELNESQILDTIMQHLGRTPGNPLLAVFQKHLTGHPKGAAGAWMANGLLQLMQDRVVPGNRNADNIDQGFRRFEHLLYPSENILVADVKAACLTSFGFGQKGAMAVLVNANYVLAALSESEYTHYAARVRAREARAQRRLADALVHHTTCRFKDQAPFSAAHEEAVYLDPFARADDELRVRPLRDQARGPA
- a CDS encoding KLTH0G09504p (similar to uniprot|P39980 Saccharomyces cerevisiae YEL065W SIT1 Ferrioxamine B transporter member of the ARN family of transporters that specifically recognize siderophore-iron chelates transcription is induced during iron deprivation and diauxic shift potentially phosphorylated by Cdc28p), giving the protein MSLKMLGFNKGPEEKEAGDAMERSRRADEALRRQKDVGVKNIEVYAAQYDHVAYRVALFFSLFLIAYAYRLDGLVRSKLEAYATDSYGNHSLLSTVNCIKTVMAAGGMVAYARASDMFGRMEMLAISIVLVVVGTIVECQSDTVSKFATGACLYQLGKAGLALILQVIAVDFSNLNWRMVALYVPALPTIINTWVSGDVISAIGSDWEWGIGMWAFIIPLSCIPLFCCLVHMRYLAHKHAPEQLGKQRQLYSMASWSEYLIEVFFWRLDSVGLILVVGALGCVLVPFTLAGGLSDKWRTAQIIVPEVIGWCVALPLFVLWEAKFARFPLTPRSVLKDRGVIAALVIAFHIHFCVYMQADYMYTVLVIAVHESVKAAQRITTLFNFVSIITGTLLGFVIVYVKRTKKFILFGVCVWFVAFGLLVHFRGDESSHSGIIGALCLLGFGGGFFNYSAQVSMQASTAAHQDLAVVTSLYLACYNIGSAFASAISGAIWTNVLPKELNKRITEKQVATLAYSSPFKFIIKYKWGTPQRVAVVHAYQKVQRILCIVPLCFCVTLLIAAFLLRDKKLSEVVALGELEHGHSESASSTGDAGASHELSSTENELHNESEKSSNTRVQNNPVTA